The following proteins come from a genomic window of Populus alba chromosome 12, ASM523922v2, whole genome shotgun sequence:
- the LOC118060690 gene encoding LRR receptor-like serine/threonine-protein kinase ERL1, translating into MKKMKLVVVFKHCLAMAVLVLLLMSPLVSPLNDEGKALMSIKESFSNVVNVLLDWDDVHNEDFCSWRGVFCENVSFSVVSLNLSNLNLGGEISPAIGDLRNLQSIDFQGNKLTGQIPEEIGNCASLFNLDLSDNLLYGDIPFSISKLKQLDTLNLKNNQLTGPIPSTLTQIPNLKTLDLAKNQLTGEIPRLIYWNEVLQYLGLRGNLLTGTLSEDMCQLTGLWYFDVRGNNLSGTIPSSIGNCTSFEILDISYNQISGEIPYNIGFLQVATLSLQGNSLTGKIPEVIGLMQALAVLDLSDNELVGPIPPILGNLSYTGKLYLHGNKLTGPIPPELGNMSKLSYLQLNDNQLVGTIPPELGMLEQLFELNLANNHLEGPIPNNISSCRALNQLNVYGNHLSGIIASGFKGLESLTYLNLSSNDFKGSIPIELGHIINLDTLDLSSNNFSGPIPASIGDLEHLLMLNLSRNHLHGRLPAEFGNLRSIQAIDVSFNNVTGSIPVELGQLQNIVTLILNNNDLQGEIPNQLTNCFSLANLNFSYNNLSGIVPPIRNLTRFPPDSFIGNPLLCGNWLGSVCGPYVLKSKVIFSRAAVVCITLGFVTLLSMIVVVIYKSNQRKQLTMGSDKTLQGPPKLVVLHMDMAIHTFDDIMRNTENLSEKYIIGYGASSTVYKCVLKNSRPLAIKRLYNQYPYNLHEFETELETIGSIRHRNIVSLHGYALSPRGNLLFYDYMKNGSLWDLLHGSSKKVKLDWETRLKVAVGAAQGLAYLHHDCNPRIIHRDVKSSNILLDEDFEAHLSDFGIAKCIPTTKTHASTFVLGTIGYIDPEYARTSRLTEKSDVYSFGIVLLELLTGKKAVDNESNLQQLILSRADDNTVMEAVDPEVSVTCMDLTHVKKSFQLALLCTKRHPSERPTMQDVSRVLVSFLPALPTKASLLPKPIDYAKFVIDKGQQQQPIGNQQQPSQENNSSDAQWFVRFKEVVSKNTL; encoded by the exons atgaaaaaaatgaagctagTAGTGGTTTTCAAGCACTGTTTAGCAATGGCGGTGCTGGTTCTGCTTCTCATGTCTCCTCTTGTTTCCCCACTTAACGACGAGG GGAAAGCATTGATGTCTATTAAGGAATCATTTAGCAATGTGGTGAATGTGCTTCTTGACTGGGATGATGTGCACAATGAAGATTTTTGTTCTTGGCGTGGTGTGTTTTGTGAAAATGTCAGCTTCTCCGTTGTTTCTCT TAACCTTTCCAATTTGAACCTTGGTGGTGAAATTTCTCCTGCCATTGGAGACTTGAGGAACTTGCAATCCAT AGACTTTCAAGGGAATAAGTTGACTGGTCAAATCCCAGAAGAGATCGGCAATTGTGCTTCATTATTCAATCT GGATCTTTCTGATAACTTGCTTTATGGTGACATTCCCTTTTCTATTTCCAAGTTGAAGCAACTTGATACCCT AAATCTGAAGAACAACCAGCTTACTGGTCCTATTCCTTCAACTTTAACCCAAATTCCAAATCTGAAGACACT TGACCTTGCTAAAAACCAGCTGACCGGTGAGATACCAAGACTGATCTACTGGAATGAAGTCTTACAGTACCT CGGATTACGTGGCAATTTGTTGACTGGAACACTGTCAGAAGATATGTGTCAGTTGACTGGCTTGTGGTATTT tGATGTGAGAGGAAATAACCTATCTGGCACAATTCCTAGTAGCATCGGCAACTGTACCAGTTTTGAGATACT GGATATATCATACAATCAGATCAGTGGGGAGATACCATACAACATTGGCTTCTTGCAAGTTGCTACTCT GTCCCTTCAAGGTAATAGTCTCACCGGGAAGATTCCAGAAGTGATTGGTTTAATGCAGGCCTTGGCTGTTCT ggATTTGAGTGACAATGAGCTAGTTGGACCAATTCCCCCTATACTTGGCAATTTGTCCTACACCGGGAAACT GTATCTTCATGGCAACAAGCTTACAGGACCAATTCCACCCGAGCTTGGAAACATGTCAAAGCTAAGCTACTT gcAATTGAATGACAACCAGCTGGTTGGAACAATTCCTCCTGAACTTGGGATGCTTGAACAGTTGTTTGAATT GAATCTTGCTAACAACCATCTTGAAGGCCCCATTCCGAACAATATCAGTTCCTGCAGGGCTTTGAACCAATT AAATGTATATGGTAATCACTTGAGTGGAATCATAGCTTCAGGTTTCAAGGGTCTTGAAAGTCTGACTTACCT AAATCTTTCTTCAAACGATTTCAAAGGCAGTATTCCTATTGAGCTGGGACACATTATCAATTTGGATACATT GGATCTCTCCAGCAATAACTTTTCGGGGCCCATTCCAGCTTCTATTGGTGATCTGGAGCACCTTCTCATGTT GAATTTGAGCAGGAATCATCTTCATGGAAGGTTGCCAGCTGAATTTGGGAACCTAAGAAGCATACAAGCTAT AGACGTGTCTTTCAACAATGTGACTGGTAGCATTCCAGTGGAATTGGGGCAGTTGCAAAACATTGTTACTCT GATCCTGAACAACAATGACTTACAAGGAGAAATCCCCAATCAACTTACCAATTGTTTCAGCCTTGCCAATTT GAATTTCTCATACAACAATTTGTCAGGAATTGTGCCACCTATTAGAAACCTGACAAGGTTTCCGCCAGACAG TTTTATTGGAAATCCTTTGTTGTGTGGCAACTGGTTGGGATCAGTATGTGGCCCTTATGTCCTGAAGTCTAAAG TGATCTTCTCTAGAGCTGCAGTTGTCTGTATCACGTTGGGATTCGTAACATTATTGTCCATGATTGTTGTTGTGATTTACAAATCCAATCAACGGAAACAATTGACAATGGGATCTGACAAAACCCTTCAAG GTCCTCCCAAGCTTGTAGTCCTTCACATGGACATGGCTATTCACACCTTCGATGACATAATGAGGAACACTGAGAATTTAAGTGAGAAGTATATTATAGGTTATGGTGCTTCTAGCACAGTATACAAGTGTGTGTTGAAAAATTCCCGACCACTTGCAATTAAGCGACTCTACAATCAGTACCCATACAACTTGCATGAGTTTGAAACTGAACTTGAGACCATTGGAAGCATCAGACACCGGAATATAGTCAGCTTACATGGTTATGCACTATCTCCTCGTGGGAACCTTCTCTTCTATGACTATATGAAGAATGGTTCTCTGTGGGATCTTCTTCATG GATCATCCAAAAAGGTTAAGCTTGACTGGGAAACAAGATTGAAAGTAGCAGTTGGTGCTGCTCAAGGACTTGCTTATCTTCATCATGATTGCAACCCTAGGATTATCCACAGGGATGTGAAGTCCTCAAATATCTTGCTGGATGAGGATTTTGAAGCTCACTTGTCTGATTTTGGAATAGCTAAATGCATCCCAACTACAAAAACTCATGCCTCAACTTTTGTCCTGGGGACCATTGGCTACATTGATCCAGAGTATGCCCGGACATCGCGGCTAACTgaaaaatcagatgtttatagtTTTGGCATTGTTCTCTTGGAGCTTCTAACTGGGAAAAAGGCTGTGGATAATGAGTCTAATTTGCAGCAACTG ATTTTATCCAGGGCTGATGACAACACTGTAATGGAGGCTGTTGACCCAGAGGTTTCCGTTACATGCATGGATTTGACGCATGTAAAAAAGAGTTTCCAACTTGCATTACTGTGCACCAAGCGCCATCCTTCAGAGAGACCAACCATGCAGGATGTGTCCAGGGTCTTGGTTTCATTTCTTCCAGCTCTTCCTACAAAAGCTTCTCTGCTTCCAAAGCCTATTGACTATGCCAAATTTGTCATCGACAAAggacagcagcagcagccaatAGGTAACCAGCAGCAACCTTCGCAGGAAAACAACTCTTCTGATGCACAGTGGTTCGTGAGGTTCAAGGAAGTTGTATCAAAGAACACTCTTTAA
- the LOC118060689 gene encoding K(+) efflux antiporter 5 isoform X2, whose translation MKRGGFACGFGFSRCCCLLLILVCVNGRSDKEVRERFYGNLVNSSAPDNGEGSIAKMFDRVLEKEFSDNDQPEGSDGSSFNNSVADQQAVLETVAKITHEKGKKNDTQVANGSRPFQLQDVFSLENEESEDMATLIDKKDNVFVMSNKKSKYPILQVDLRLISDLVVAIVSAAIGGIIFSCLGQPVIVGYLLAGSIIGPGGLNFISEMVQVETVAQFGVVFLLFALGLEFSLTKLKVVGPVAVLGGMLQIVIFMCLCGIIAALCGAKLSEGVFVGSFLSMSSTAVVVKFLMERNSSNSLHGQVTIGTLIFQDCAIGLLFALLPVLGGNSGALQGMISMGKLLLFLSVFLTAASFMSWSFVPRFLKLMIQLSSQTNELYQLAAVAFCLLSAWCSDKLGLSLELGSFMAGVMISTTDFAQHTLEQVEPIRNLFAALFLSSIGMLIHVHFLWNHVDILLASVILVIVVKTTIAAAVTKAFGYSIRTSFHVGVLLAQIGEFAFVLLSRASNLHLIEGKMYLLLLGTTALSLVTTPLLFKLIPNVMNLGILLQWFPSESSTPNKWFPSENGTPNEERVSMIEVRSRLL comes from the exons aTGAAAAGAGGAGGGTTTGCATGTGGATTTGGATTCAGCAGGTGCTGTTGTTTGCTCTTGATTTTGGTCTGTGTAAATGGGAGATCCGATAAGGAAGTAAGGGAGAGGTTTTATGGGAATTTGGTGAATTCATCAGCACCTGATAATGGAGAAGGAAGTATTGCTAAAATGTTTGATCGTGTTCTTGAAAAAGAGTTCTCTGACAATGATCAGCCTGAAG GTTCTGATGGAAGCAGCTTCAACAACAGTGTAGCTGACCAGCAA GCTGTTTTGGAGACTGTTGCTAAAATCACTCATGAGAAGGGCAAGAAAAACGATACACAAGTGGCTAA TGGATCTAGACCTTTTCAGCTTCAAGATGTATTTTCACTGGAAAATGAGGAATCTGAGGATATGGCAACCCTGATTGACAAAAAG GACAATGTATTTGTAATGTCGAACAAGAAATCCAAGTATCCAATTCTTCAAGTAGATTTGAG ATTAATTTCTGATCTAGTGGTTGCCATAGTTTCTGCTGCCATTGGTGGAATTATCTTTTCTTGTTTGGGTCAACCG GTTATTGTTGGCTATCTTCTAGCAGGTTCCATCATCGGACCAGGGGGTCTGAATTTCATCAGTGAGATGGTACAG GTCGAAACTGTTGCACAGTTTGGTGTTGTGTTTCTTCTTTTTGCGTTAGGACTGGAGTTTTCTTTGACTAAG TTAAAAGTTGTGGGCCCTGTAGCTGTTCTTGGAGGGATGcttcaaattgtaatttttatgtgCTTGTGTGGCATAATTGCTGCG TTGTGTGGAGCAAAGTTGTCTGAGGGTGTATTTGTGGGTTCGTTCCTGTCAATGTCATCAACAGCAGTG GTGGTGAAATTTTTGATGGAACGGAATAGTAGTAATTCTCTTCATGGTCAAGTTACCATCGGGACCCTGATTTTTCag GATTGTGCTATTGGTTTATTATTTGCCTTGCTTCCAGTTTTGGGTGGCAACAGTGGCGCTCTGCAAGGAATGATTTCAATGGGGAAGTT GTTATTGTTCTTGTCCGTATTCCTCACAGCTGCATCTTTTATGTCCTGGTCGTTCGTTCCTCGCTTTCTTAAGCTAATGATACAGCTATCATCTCAA ACAAATGAACTTTATCAGCTTGCTGCTGTTGCTTTCTGCTTGTTGTCTGCTTGG TGCAGTGACAAGCTGGGCCTTAGTCTTGAGTTGGGTTCATTCATGGCTGGAGTCATGATATCTACCACCGACTTTGCACAACATACTTTAGAACAG GTGGAACCAATCAGGAACCTGTTCGCagctctctttctttctagTATTGGAATGCTCATACATGTACATTTTCTGTGGAACCATGTGGATATATTGCTAGCGTCTGTGATTCTGGTTATTGTTGTCAAGACAACCATTGCTGCTGCAGTTACTAAAGCCTTCGGATATAGCATCAGGACATCATTCCAC GTTGGAGTATTGCTTGCTCAAATTGGAGAATTTGCTTTTGTTCTTCTGAGTCGTGCCTCCAATCTTCATCTCATTGAG GGAAAGatgtatcttcttcttcttggaaCAACAGCTCTTAGTCTG GTAACAACTCCTCTCCTGTTCAAGTTGATACCTAACGTCATGAATTTGGGCATCCTTTTGCAATGGTTTCCATCAGAGAGCAGCACTCCAAATAAATGGTTTCCATCGGAGAATGGTACTCCAAATGAG GAAAGAGTTTCTATGATTGAAGTACGTAGCAGATTGTTGTGA
- the LOC118060689 gene encoding K(+) efflux antiporter 5 isoform X1, with product MKRGGFACGFGFSRCCCLLLILVCVNGRSDKEVRERFYGNLVNSSAPDNGEGSIAKMFDRVLEKEFSDNDQPEGSDGSSFNNSVADQQAVLETVAKITHEKGKKNDTQVAKYGSVGSRPFQLQDVFSLENEESEDMATLIDKKDNVFVMSNKKSKYPILQVDLRLISDLVVAIVSAAIGGIIFSCLGQPVIVGYLLAGSIIGPGGLNFISEMVQVETVAQFGVVFLLFALGLEFSLTKLKVVGPVAVLGGMLQIVIFMCLCGIIAALCGAKLSEGVFVGSFLSMSSTAVVVKFLMERNSSNSLHGQVTIGTLIFQDCAIGLLFALLPVLGGNSGALQGMISMGKLLLFLSVFLTAASFMSWSFVPRFLKLMIQLSSQTNELYQLAAVAFCLLSAWCSDKLGLSLELGSFMAGVMISTTDFAQHTLEQVEPIRNLFAALFLSSIGMLIHVHFLWNHVDILLASVILVIVVKTTIAAAVTKAFGYSIRTSFHVGVLLAQIGEFAFVLLSRASNLHLIEGKMYLLLLGTTALSLVTTPLLFKLIPNVMNLGILLQWFPSESSTPNKWFPSENGTPNEERVSMIEVRSRLL from the exons aTGAAAAGAGGAGGGTTTGCATGTGGATTTGGATTCAGCAGGTGCTGTTGTTTGCTCTTGATTTTGGTCTGTGTAAATGGGAGATCCGATAAGGAAGTAAGGGAGAGGTTTTATGGGAATTTGGTGAATTCATCAGCACCTGATAATGGAGAAGGAAGTATTGCTAAAATGTTTGATCGTGTTCTTGAAAAAGAGTTCTCTGACAATGATCAGCCTGAAG GTTCTGATGGAAGCAGCTTCAACAACAGTGTAGCTGACCAGCAA GCTGTTTTGGAGACTGTTGCTAAAATCACTCATGAGAAGGGCAAGAAAAACGATACACAAGTGGCTAAGTATGGAAGcgt TGGATCTAGACCTTTTCAGCTTCAAGATGTATTTTCACTGGAAAATGAGGAATCTGAGGATATGGCAACCCTGATTGACAAAAAG GACAATGTATTTGTAATGTCGAACAAGAAATCCAAGTATCCAATTCTTCAAGTAGATTTGAG ATTAATTTCTGATCTAGTGGTTGCCATAGTTTCTGCTGCCATTGGTGGAATTATCTTTTCTTGTTTGGGTCAACCG GTTATTGTTGGCTATCTTCTAGCAGGTTCCATCATCGGACCAGGGGGTCTGAATTTCATCAGTGAGATGGTACAG GTCGAAACTGTTGCACAGTTTGGTGTTGTGTTTCTTCTTTTTGCGTTAGGACTGGAGTTTTCTTTGACTAAG TTAAAAGTTGTGGGCCCTGTAGCTGTTCTTGGAGGGATGcttcaaattgtaatttttatgtgCTTGTGTGGCATAATTGCTGCG TTGTGTGGAGCAAAGTTGTCTGAGGGTGTATTTGTGGGTTCGTTCCTGTCAATGTCATCAACAGCAGTG GTGGTGAAATTTTTGATGGAACGGAATAGTAGTAATTCTCTTCATGGTCAAGTTACCATCGGGACCCTGATTTTTCag GATTGTGCTATTGGTTTATTATTTGCCTTGCTTCCAGTTTTGGGTGGCAACAGTGGCGCTCTGCAAGGAATGATTTCAATGGGGAAGTT GTTATTGTTCTTGTCCGTATTCCTCACAGCTGCATCTTTTATGTCCTGGTCGTTCGTTCCTCGCTTTCTTAAGCTAATGATACAGCTATCATCTCAA ACAAATGAACTTTATCAGCTTGCTGCTGTTGCTTTCTGCTTGTTGTCTGCTTGG TGCAGTGACAAGCTGGGCCTTAGTCTTGAGTTGGGTTCATTCATGGCTGGAGTCATGATATCTACCACCGACTTTGCACAACATACTTTAGAACAG GTGGAACCAATCAGGAACCTGTTCGCagctctctttctttctagTATTGGAATGCTCATACATGTACATTTTCTGTGGAACCATGTGGATATATTGCTAGCGTCTGTGATTCTGGTTATTGTTGTCAAGACAACCATTGCTGCTGCAGTTACTAAAGCCTTCGGATATAGCATCAGGACATCATTCCAC GTTGGAGTATTGCTTGCTCAAATTGGAGAATTTGCTTTTGTTCTTCTGAGTCGTGCCTCCAATCTTCATCTCATTGAG GGAAAGatgtatcttcttcttcttggaaCAACAGCTCTTAGTCTG GTAACAACTCCTCTCCTGTTCAAGTTGATACCTAACGTCATGAATTTGGGCATCCTTTTGCAATGGTTTCCATCAGAGAGCAGCACTCCAAATAAATGGTTTCCATCGGAGAATGGTACTCCAAATGAG GAAAGAGTTTCTATGATTGAAGTACGTAGCAGATTGTTGTGA
- the LOC118060689 gene encoding K(+) efflux antiporter 5 isoform X3, translated as MKRGGFACGFGFSRCCCLLLILVCVNGRSDKEVRERFYGNLVNSSAPDNGEGSIAKMFDRVLEKEFSDNDQPEGSDGSSFNNSVADQQAVLETVAKITHEKGKKNDTQVAKYGSVGSRPFQLQDVFSLENEESEDMATLIDKKDNVFVMSNKKSKYPILQVDLRLISDLVVAIVSAAIGGIIFSCLGQPVIVGYLLAGSIIGPGGLNFISEMVQVETVAQFGVVFLLFALGLEFSLTKLKVVGPVAVLGGMLQIVIFMCLCGIIAALCGAKLSEGVFVGSFLSMSSTAVVVKFLMERNSSNSLHGQVTIGTLIFQDCAIGLLFALLPVLGGNSGALQGMISMGKLLLFLSVFLTAASFMSWSFVPRFLKLMIQLSSQTNELYQLAAVAFCLLSAWCSDKLGLSLELGSFMAGVMISTTDFAQHTLEQVEPIRNLFAALFLSSIGMLIHVHFLWNHVDILLASVILVIVVKTTIAAAVTKAFGYSIRTSFHVGVLLAQIGEFAFVLLSRASNLHLIEGKMYLLLLGTTALSLVTTPLLFKLIPNVMNLGILLQWFPSESSTPNKWFPSENGKSFYD; from the exons aTGAAAAGAGGAGGGTTTGCATGTGGATTTGGATTCAGCAGGTGCTGTTGTTTGCTCTTGATTTTGGTCTGTGTAAATGGGAGATCCGATAAGGAAGTAAGGGAGAGGTTTTATGGGAATTTGGTGAATTCATCAGCACCTGATAATGGAGAAGGAAGTATTGCTAAAATGTTTGATCGTGTTCTTGAAAAAGAGTTCTCTGACAATGATCAGCCTGAAG GTTCTGATGGAAGCAGCTTCAACAACAGTGTAGCTGACCAGCAA GCTGTTTTGGAGACTGTTGCTAAAATCACTCATGAGAAGGGCAAGAAAAACGATACACAAGTGGCTAAGTATGGAAGcgt TGGATCTAGACCTTTTCAGCTTCAAGATGTATTTTCACTGGAAAATGAGGAATCTGAGGATATGGCAACCCTGATTGACAAAAAG GACAATGTATTTGTAATGTCGAACAAGAAATCCAAGTATCCAATTCTTCAAGTAGATTTGAG ATTAATTTCTGATCTAGTGGTTGCCATAGTTTCTGCTGCCATTGGTGGAATTATCTTTTCTTGTTTGGGTCAACCG GTTATTGTTGGCTATCTTCTAGCAGGTTCCATCATCGGACCAGGGGGTCTGAATTTCATCAGTGAGATGGTACAG GTCGAAACTGTTGCACAGTTTGGTGTTGTGTTTCTTCTTTTTGCGTTAGGACTGGAGTTTTCTTTGACTAAG TTAAAAGTTGTGGGCCCTGTAGCTGTTCTTGGAGGGATGcttcaaattgtaatttttatgtgCTTGTGTGGCATAATTGCTGCG TTGTGTGGAGCAAAGTTGTCTGAGGGTGTATTTGTGGGTTCGTTCCTGTCAATGTCATCAACAGCAGTG GTGGTGAAATTTTTGATGGAACGGAATAGTAGTAATTCTCTTCATGGTCAAGTTACCATCGGGACCCTGATTTTTCag GATTGTGCTATTGGTTTATTATTTGCCTTGCTTCCAGTTTTGGGTGGCAACAGTGGCGCTCTGCAAGGAATGATTTCAATGGGGAAGTT GTTATTGTTCTTGTCCGTATTCCTCACAGCTGCATCTTTTATGTCCTGGTCGTTCGTTCCTCGCTTTCTTAAGCTAATGATACAGCTATCATCTCAA ACAAATGAACTTTATCAGCTTGCTGCTGTTGCTTTCTGCTTGTTGTCTGCTTGG TGCAGTGACAAGCTGGGCCTTAGTCTTGAGTTGGGTTCATTCATGGCTGGAGTCATGATATCTACCACCGACTTTGCACAACATACTTTAGAACAG GTGGAACCAATCAGGAACCTGTTCGCagctctctttctttctagTATTGGAATGCTCATACATGTACATTTTCTGTGGAACCATGTGGATATATTGCTAGCGTCTGTGATTCTGGTTATTGTTGTCAAGACAACCATTGCTGCTGCAGTTACTAAAGCCTTCGGATATAGCATCAGGACATCATTCCAC GTTGGAGTATTGCTTGCTCAAATTGGAGAATTTGCTTTTGTTCTTCTGAGTCGTGCCTCCAATCTTCATCTCATTGAG GGAAAGatgtatcttcttcttcttggaaCAACAGCTCTTAGTCTG GTAACAACTCCTCTCCTGTTCAAGTTGATACCTAACGTCATGAATTTGGGCATCCTTTTGCAATGGTTTCCATCAGAGAGCAGCACTCCAAATAAATGGTTTCCATCGGAGAATG GAAAGAGTTTCTATGATTGA
- the LOC118060688 gene encoding CDGSH iron-sulfur domain-containing protein NEET, with translation MSMASVSSASFCYSKSRIGGVKPNIAAARPRSLVAVRAEAQAINPEIRKTEEKVVDSVMVAELSKPLTAYCRCWRSGTFPLCDGSHVKHNKATGDNVGPLLLKKQKE, from the exons ATGTCAATGGCATCCGTATCTAGCGCTAGTTTTTGTTACAGCAAATCAAGAATCGGAGGGGTCAAGCCAAATATTGCCGCTGCGAGGCCGAGGAGTTTGGTGGCGGTGAGAGCAGAAGCTCAAGCTATAAACCCTGAAATTAGAAAGACTGAAGAGAAGGTGGTGGACTCTGTTATGGTTGCTGAACTCTCCAAGCCACTCACTGCTTATTGCAG ATGCTGGAGGTCAGGGACTTTCCCTCTGTGTGATGGAAGCCATGTAAAGCACAACAAAGCTACTGGAGACAATGTTGGACCTTTGCTCTTGAAAAAGCAGAAAGAGTAA